Below is a genomic region from Lysobacter terrestris.
GTTCGGCATGGCGGGCTGGGCCGGCGCGGCACCCGCGCGCATCGCCTCGCCCCAGGCGCCCCAGTACTGGCGCGCGAGCTGCTCAAAATCGTCGAATCCGCTGGCCATACGTTCCTCCGTCAAGACGGACGGATGATAACGCCGCGGTTGTTGCAACTGTGCCGCGGCGACCGGCGGGCGGTGCTCAGGGCTTGGGGATGTGCAGGGTCTTGCTGATCATCAACGAGCCCGACAGCGCGAACATCAGCACCAGCGGATGGAACTGCCACGGGCCCAGCCGGACCATGCCCAGCCACAGGTTCTCGCCGATCGCGCCCTGCCACGCCGCGATCGCGAGCACCACCACCAGCAGCAGGCTGGTCGGGATCGGCGTGCCTTCGAAGTACTTCACCTTGTCGCCGCCGCCGGACAGCAGCTCGGCGGTGACGTTGTAGCGCGCCAGCCGGCTGACGCCGCAGCCGACGAAATAGCTCAGCACGGCCCAGTCCCAACCGCCCTGCAGACCGCAGGCGTAGGCCAGGGCCGCGGGGGCGACACCGAAGGAAATCACGTCGGCCAGCGAATCCAGTTCGCGCCCCAGCGTCGAGGACGACTGCCGCCAGCGCGCCACGCGGCCGTCGAGCGCGTCGAAGATGAAGGCGGCCGGGATCAGCGCCATCCCCACCAGCAGGTCGTTCACCACGCCGTCCTGCAGGAAGCGCATCGCCGCGAAGATCGCGCCGGTGCCGCAGAAGGCATTGGCCAGCGTGAACCAGTCGGCCAGGTGGAAGCCACGGATCATCGAGAAGTGGCGGCGCTGCGGGGTGGGCTTGTTCATGGCGGCGATGCTGCCAAGCGCGCGCCGCCGCGGCAAGCCATCCGTGCAGGCGTCGCACCGCGAGGCGCGCACCGGAGCCTGCGGCGCATGGCACCGCTAAACTTCCACGGTGTCCCTGCCGCCCCCTCCTCCCCGCAAAGTCGTGCATGTGGACATGGATGCGTTCTACGCCTCCGTCGAACAGCGCGACGATCCATCGCTGCGCGGCAAGCCCGTGGTGGTGGCCTGGCGTGGGGCGCGCTCGGTGGTGTGCGCGGCCAGCTACGAGGCGCGGCGGTTCGGGGTGCGCTCGGCGATGCCCGCGGTGCGGGCCGAGCGGCTGTGCCCGCAGGCTGTCTTCGTGCCGCCGGACTTCACCCGCTACAAGGCGGTGTCGAAACAGGTGCGCGAGATCTTCGCGCGCCACACCGACCTGATCGAGCCGCTGTCGCTGGACGAGGCCTACCTCGACGTCACCGTCACCAAGACCGGCCTGGCCACCGCCACCGAAACGGCGGAAGCCATCCGCGCGGCGATCCGCGAGGAAACGCAGCTCACCGCGTCGGCCGGCGTCGCGCCGAACAAGTTCCTCGCCAAGATCGCCAGCGACTTCCGCAAGCCCGACGGCCTGTTCGTGGTCCGTCCGCACCAGGTGCTGGCCTTCCTCGAACCCTTGCCGGTCGGTCGCCTGCCCGGCGTCGGCAAGGTGATGGAGGGCAAGCTGGCGCAACTCGGCGTAACCACCGTCGGCGACCTGCGCGCGTTGCGGGTCGAGGAACTGGAGCAGCGCTTCGGCCGCTGGGGCCAGCGCCTGCACGAGTTGTCACTGGGCATCGACGAGCATCCGGTGCAGAGCGAACGCCCGACCATGCAGATCTCCGCCGAGGACACCTTCGAGCACGACCTGCTGCTGGAGGAGTTGGAGCCGCACATCCGTCGCCTCGCGGAGAAGGCCTGGGCGGGTTACGAGCGCGAACAGGCGTCGTCGCCGGGCCGCCTGGCGCGCACCGTGGTGCTGAAGCTGAAGACGTCGGACTTCCGCACGCTGACGCGCAGCCTGACGCCGCCGCAGCGGCCGGAGTCGTTGCAGCAGCTGGCGGACATCGCCTGCGAGCTGCGCGCACGCGTGGAGTTGCCGGACCGGACGCGGTATCGGCTGGTGGGGGTCGGGCTGTCGGGGTTCGTGGCTGCCGACAGTGCGGCGGCGCAGGAGGATCTGTTCGGGTGAGGCGGATTTACTGCGCTTGAGTGTTCGCTGCGTTTGAGTGGAAGCAACGGCAGGCTCGCTGCGCTCGCTTCCCCTCATCCGCCCTTCGGGCACCTTCTCCCCGCGTGCGGGGAGAAGGAAGATCTGAAGCCACGACATCCGTTTGTCTTTGCAACCGGTGGCAGCCTCAGCCCCATCGCACTCCCCTCTCCCTATCGCCTGCGATGGGGAGAGGGTGCCGAAGGCGGGTGAGGGGCGCTTTTGATCTTGCGGTTGCTTGGGGCTCGCTGCGCTCGCTTCCCCTCATCCGCCCTTCGCGCACCTTCTCCCCGCATGCGGGGAGAAGGACATGCAGTTCCCGGTTACCAGATCACCACGCGCTTGTCGCCAACCCGCACCATCGGGTCACCGTCCTTGCATTGGAACGCCGCGGCGTACTCGGGCATGTTCGACGGCGGTGCGATCGCGCGGAAATTGCCCGGGGCGTGTGGGTTGGTGGCCACCAGAACCTTCAGCGACTCCGGCGTCATCGCGCCGCGCCAGCTCAGCGCGTAGCTGGCGAAGAAGCGCTGGTCGCGGCTCATGCCTTCGACCATCGGGTCGGGCGTGCTGCCCGCCGCTTTCTTCATCGCGTCGTAGGCGATCTCGATGCCGCCCAGGTCGGCGATGTTCTCGCCCAGGGTCAGGCGGCCGTTGACCTTCATGCCCGGCAGCGCTTCATAGCCGTTGAACTGCTGCACCAGCTTCTCGCTGCGCTCGGCGAAGCCCTTCGCGTCGGCGGCGGTCCACCAGTTCTCGAAGTTGCCGCCGGGCCCGAAGCGGCTGCCCTGGTCGTCGTAGCCGTGCATCAACTCGTGGCCGATGGTGGCGCCGGTGTTGCCATAGTTGAGCGCGTCGTCGGCCTTGGGGTCGAACAGCGGCGGCTGCAGGATCGCCGCGGGGAACACGACTTCGTTGAGCTGCGGGTTGTAGTAGGCGTTGACCGTCTGCGGACTCATGCCCCACTCGCTGCGATCGACCGGCTTGCCGATCTTGGCGAGGTCCCAGCGGTAGTTGAATTCATTGGCCGCGAGCACGTTGCCGATGTAGCTGTCGCGGCTCGTGGCCAGCCCGGACCAGTCGCGCCACTTGTCCGGATAGCCGATCTTGGGCGTGAAGGTCGCCCACTTCGCCAGCGCCTTCTGCCGCGTCTCCGCGCTCATCCAGTCCAGGTTCTCCAGGCGCGTCTTCAGCACGTCGCGCATGTTCTGGACCATGTCCAGCACCTTGGTCTTGGATTCCGGCGGGAACGTCGCCTGCACGTAGAGCTGGCCCATGGCTTCGCCGGTGGTGCGGTTGATCGTGCCCAGCACGCGCTTCCACGGTTCCTGGATCTGCTTCTGGCCGTTGAGCGCCTTGTTGTGGAATTCGAAGTACTGCTGCGCGAAGTCGTCGCTGAGGTAGCGCGCGGCGGCATCGAGCATCTGGAAGCGCAGGTAGCTCTTCCAGGTCGCCACCGGCACATCGCCGAGCATGCGGTCGAATTCCTGCTGGAACGCCGGCATCGCCAGCGAGAACATCTTCGGCGCGGCCAGCCCCTGCGCGGCGAAGAACTCGCTCCAGGCGAAATGCGGGGTCAGCTTGTCGGCGTCGGCGAGCGAGACCGGGTTGTAGTACAGGGCCGTGTCGCGCGAGAGCTCCTCGCTCGACTTGGACGCCTTCGCCAGGCGCGTCTCGAACGCGAGCACGTCCTGCGCCTGCTTAGCGGCATCGGCGGCGGCGATGCCGGACATCTCCAGCAGCCTGGCGACGTGGGCCTGGTAGGCCTCGCGGGCCTGCTTCTTGTCGGCGTCGAAGTAATAGCCGCGATCCGGCAGGCCCAGCCCGCCCTGGGTCACGTAGGCGATGTTGACGTTGGAATCCTTGAAGTCCGGGCTCGAACCGAAGCCGAACACGTAGCCATTGCCCTTGGCGTACGACTCGCGCAGGAAGCGCGCGACGGAATCGCCATCGGTCAGCGCATCGACCGCCGCGAGCCGGCCCTGCAGCGGCTGGATGCCCTGCGCGTTGCGCTTGGCGGCATCCATGCCGGTGGCCCACAGGTCGCCGATGATCTTCTCCACGCCCGCACCCGAGGTCGTCGCGGCATGCGCGGCGAGCTGGTGCTGCACGGCGAGCGAGCGTTCGCTCATCGCTTCGTACAGCCCCCAGTCGGTGCGATCGGACGGAATCGGGTTGGCGGCCTTCCACTTGCCGTTGACGTAGGCGTCGAGGTCGGCGCACGCGCCGTGCGCGGGATCGAGGTCGCTGGCGAGGAATCCGGCCACCTGCGGCAGCTTGGCTTCGTCGAGCTTGAACGCCGGCGCGGTGGTGGCCGCCTGGGCTTCGGGCGCGGCCTGCCTGCCGGCGTCGCAACCGGCCAGGGCGAGCATGCCGACGAGGCAGCCGGCGGCCAGCGGTTTGATCTGAAGTACAGCCATGGGGATCTCCGGGAGTGGTCTGGCGGGCCGCAGGCATCGAGGCCCGATCGCAGCCATGCGGTAATCCCGAAGCTAGCAGTGGTTCCCCTGCAGATGCATGTGACGTTCGGGCTAGAACGTCACATGCAGGGACGGCGCGCTGCTCGAAGCAGAAGCCGTCGTTCACTCTCGAAAGCCGCCGGCGCGGCCCTGCGATGCGGGCGTCTCAGGGTTTGACGCGGGCCGGCTTGCTGGCTTCAAGAAACAGTTCCCGCGCCGCCACGCCCAGGTCCGGCTGGTCGATGAAGAAACCCTGCACGCCCAGGCCATACAGCTGCACGGCTTCGGCGATCACCGACTGGTTGATGCCGGTTGGCGTCTGCGACAGGTACGGCTCTTCGGCGCGCAGCGTGTACGGATGCACGACCAGCCCGGCCTTGAGTGCCTGCGCCAGCAGGGGATGCACCAGGCCATGGTTGCGCGTGGCCAGCTGCGCGTTGCCGTCGCCATCCGCATCGGCCTTCGCCGGCGACGCGGCGCGCGGCAGCAGGTTCACCTTCCACGGGCCGATGCCGCTGGCGTAGTTCGCCTTCATCCACTGCAGCGCGGGCTCGCCGGCCAGTGCGAGGTACTGCGTGTCCGCCTCGATGCCACCGATCACGCCGGGCAATCCGCCGTAGATCGCACCGAGGTCGGCGCCGTTGGCCAGGTTCCAGTGGAAGTCGTAGGGCCCGCTGGCGTAGATGTCGTCGAACAGCTGCACCAACGGAAAGTCCACGCCCGCCGACGGCATGATCGATTTCTTCAGTTCGATCAGGTTCGCCACCTCGAAGCTCTGGATGTAGACGCGGCGCGGATCGGTGAAGCCTTCGGCGACCAGCGTCTCCACCAGCTTGCGTCCCAGCGACACGCCGATCGGGGTGCCGTCCAGCCGGCGTCCTTCGCTGGCGAAATAGGTCGGATGCTTGGTTTCCGGGTACACGCCGATCACCCGGCCATCGCGGCTTTCCGCCTTCGCCAGGCGCACGACCTCGGCGAACGTCGGGATCTGGTACATGCCGTCGAAGCGCGTGTTGGCGGGGCGCACCGCGGGAATGCGCTCCTTCGCGCGCAGCGTCTTCAGTTCGGCGAGCGTGAAGTCTTCGGTGAACCACCCCGTCATCGCCTGGCCGTCGATGCGCTTGGTGGTGCGGCGATCGGCGAACTCGGGATGCCGGGCGACATCGGTGGTGCCGGAGATCTCGTTCTCGTGGCGGGCGACGAGCACGCCGTCGCGGGTCGCGACCAGGTCGGGTTCGATGAAGTCGGCGCCCTGGCGGATGGCGAGGCGGTACGACTCCAGGGTGTGTTCGGGGCGATAACCGCTCGCACCGCGATGGCCGATCACGATCAAACCCTGGTGGTCGGTGCGGTGGACAGGCGTCACGGCATGGGCGTCCCTGGCGGACACTGCCGGGGCAAGCGCCAACAAGGCGCAGGTGGCGGCAGCGGCAAGCAGCGTGCTTCGCATGATGGACCTCTTGGTCAGTCGGGGGAATGCCGGCTCCCTGCCGGCTGCGCGATGGTCGTGGCCCGACGTTGCGGGCGCTTGACCGCGGCAAGTCACGCGCCGGCACTGGCACGCAGGTCACGCAATGGGTGCCGGCGGCCGTGTCGCCACGCCCCGTTCGCCGCCGGCGCATTCGCTATGATCGCGGCGGTCCGTCCCAGGGGAATTCTTCGATGAGCAAGCCGTCCGGCTCCCTCGCTTCCGCGCTCACGCGGCACAAATCCATCGAACAGCTGCAGGCCGAAGCCGGCTCGCGCGGCGATTTCCGCCGCGTGCTCGGCCTGTGGCAACTGACCGGCATCGGCCTGGGCGGCATCATCGGCGTGGGCATCTTCGTACTCGCCGGCCAGCAGGCCGCCGCCAACGCCGGGCCGGCCGTGGCACTGGCCTTCATCATCGCGGGCATCGCCAGCGCCGCCGCGGCGCTGTGCTACGCCGAGTTCGCCGGCATGATCCCGGTGACCGGCAGCGCCTACACCTACGGCTACGCGGTGCTGGGCGAATTCGCGGCCTGGCTGATCGGCTGGGACCTGCTGCTCGAATACGCGTTGATCGTCGCCGCGGTCGCCAGCGGCTGGTCGGGCTACGTCATGGCGATCCTCGATGCCATGGGCCTGCACCTGCCGGTATGGGCGCAGGGCGCGATGGGCACCGGCGAAGGCCGCGTGTTCAACGTGATCGCCGCGGCCGTGTCGCTGCTGATCGCCGGCCTGCTGACCGTCCGCACCGAATGGGGCGCGCGCTTCAACACCGTGATCGTGCTGATCAAGGTCATCGCGGTCGTGCTGGTGATCGGCGTCGGCGTGTTCCACATCGATACGGCGAACTGGTCGCCGTTCATTCCCGAGCGCGTGGTCGACGCCGACGGCAAGGGCCATTTCGGCTTCCCGGGCGTGGTCACCGCGGCGGCGGTCGTGTTCTTCGCCGTGTTCGGCTACGACACCCTGACCACCGCGGCGGAAGAATCGAAGAACCCGCAACGCGACCTGCCGCGCGCGGTGCTGCTGTCGCTGGGCGTGTCGATGGTGCTGTACATCGCGATCTCGCTAGTGCTGACCGGCATCGCCCACTACTCCACCCTGGGCACCGATGCGCCGGTGGCCGACGCGTTCAAGAACCTGGGCATGCCGTGGATCAGCATCGCGATCTCGGTCGCGGCGGTGACCGGCATCATCAGCGTGATGTTCGCCTTCCTGCTGGCCGCGGCGCGCATCTGGTTCTCGCTGGCACGCGACGGCCTGCTGCCGCCGTGGTTCGCCAAGGTGCACCCGCGCTACGGCACGCCGCACCGCCCGACCCTGCTGCTGGGCGCGGTGAGCGCGCTGGTCGCCGGCCTGCTGCCGATCGGCGAGGTCGCCGAACTGGTCAACATCGGCACGCTCTCGGCCTTCGTTGTGATCTGCAGCGCGGTCATCGTGCTGCGCCGCAGGCGCCCGGAGTTGCCGCGCGCGTTCCGCACGCCGTGGGTGCCGGTGGTGCCGCTGATCGGCATCGCCTTCTCGATCTGGCTGGTGTCGCAGCTGCCCTGGATCACCTGGGAGCGCTTCCTGATCTGGATGGCGATCGGCCTGGTCGTGTACTTCGGCTACGGCATCCGCCACAGCAAGCTCGCGAAGGGCTGATCGCGGCGGAGTGACGCCTCAGCGCGGCGCGTCGTAACCGCCGCGCAGGCCGCGCGGCGACAGCACCAGCTGCCACAGCTGGATGCGCCGCGCGCGGAAGCTGGCCATCGACCCGGCCAGGTAGAAGCGCCACATGCGGCGGAAGCGTTCGTCGTACGCGGGCAGCTGCGGCCACGCCGCTTCGACGTTGGCCCGCCACGCCTGCAGCGTGCGGTCGTAGTCGGGGCCGAAGCCGTGCCAGTCCTCGATCACGAACAGCCCCTCGACGGCGCGCGCGATCTGCGCCGCCGACGGCAGCATCGAGTTGGGGAAGATGTAGCGCGCGATCCACGGATCGGTGCGGTGTTCAGAGCGGTTGTTGCCGATGCTGTGCAGCAGGAACAGGCCGTCGTCGGCCAGGCACGCGCGGGCGACGTCGAAGTAGCGACGGTAGTTCTTCACCCCGACGTGCTCGAACATGCCGATCGAGAACACGCGATCGAACTTCTCGTCGAGTGAACGGTAGTCCTGCACGCGGATCTCGATCGGCAACCCGGCGCACAGGTCGCGGGCGAATTCGGCCTGTTCGCGCGACACGGTGACGCCCACGCCGCTGACCCCGTAGCGCTCGGCGGCGTACTTCAGCGCCTCGCCCCAGCCGCAGCCGATGTCCAGCACGCGCATGCCCGGCTGCAGGCCGAGCTTGCGGCAGATCAGGTCCAGTTTGGCTTCCTGCGCCGCGTCCAGCGTGAGCGCCTGGCGCCAGTAGCCGCAGCTGTAGACCAGTCGCCGACCGAGCATGGCGGCGTACAGGTCGTTGCCGAGGTCGTAGTGGCGCTCGCCGACGATGAAGCTGCGGCCGCGCGTCTGCAGGTTGAACAGATGCGCGCGCAGGCCATCCACGAACGCGGCGAATCCGTGCACGCGCTCGTCGACGTGCGCATCGAGCAAGCGGTACAGCAGCCCGTCCAGCGAGCGCGCATCCCACCAACCGTCCATGTACGACTCGCCCAGGCCCAGCGATCCCTGCGTCAGCAGCCGCATCGGCAAGCCGGGATCGTGCATCTGCAGGTCCCAGTCGCGATCGCCGTCGATGCGGACATCGGCCAGCGCAAGCAGGCGCTCCAGCCGGTGCCGGAAGGGGTGGCTCCGCATCGCGGCCGTGGAAGACTGCGTCGCGGACATGGCGGTCAGCTCACGCTGCCCTGGCACATGGCGTTACCCGCCTTCGAACAGGCCCCGGAATGCAGGCGCGATGTAGGGAAGCAGCGACGCGGACGGCACTTCCACCGTCTGCGTGCCGTCCGAATACGGCCCGACCTGGTACGGCGCGAACACGAAGCGCACCGACTGGATGCGGCCGTTGCCACCGACGATAGGTTCGAACTGGCTGAAATGATCCGGGTCCGGTTCGGTACCGTCGTCGATCATGCGGTTGGCGTTCTTGAGCACTTCCACGCGTTCCGCCGGCGGCAGCTCGTCGGCGTCCACGCGCTGCGACAGCGCGGTGTGCAGCTGTTCGCGCACCAGCGTGGAGATCGCTTCCCAGCCCTTGGCATCGGCGACGAGGTCGCTCGCGCGCAGCAACCGGTTCTGTTGCGGCAACCACACCCAGCGCGCGATCAGCGGCGCGCCGTGGGCGCCGCCGGTGTAACTGCTGCCGTCCACGCCCACCGACACCAGGGTCGGCGAAACGTGCAGTTCGGTGAACGGCAGTACGAGCTCGTAGGGGGCACTGCTCCCGGCCTGCGCCCGGCCCTTGGCCGCTTCGAGCAGTTCCTTGCGCGCGCTGTCGGCGTACTGGCGCAGTTCGGCCGCCAGCAGCGGGTACTGGCTCGCCACCGGCGGGTAGCTGATGCCGATGATGTAGTCGGCGGTGTGCTCGGTAACGTCCTGCAGCGATGCGTCGACCGCAGCGGTCGCCGGCGTGACCGCCGCCGGTGTGTCGGCCGCGGGCGCGGCCGGCTGCGCAGGCTGCTCGCGCTTGCAGCCCGCCAGCGATGCGCCGGCGGATAGCGCCAGCACGAGAAGAGTGCGCGGAAGATTCAAGCGCATGGGCAAGTCCCTGTTATCCCGGCGACAGTATCGCCGAAAACGTGATCACGTATTCACATTGACGTGGAATGCGGCACGAACCGGCACGCGCATTCGATCAAAGGCGGGTCACCATTCGGTGCGCTGGGGCAGCAGTCCGCGCAGCTCGGCGTCGGTGAGGTTGCGCCACTGGCCCGGCTTCAGGTGCCCGAGCTTGACGTTGCCGATGCGCACGCGCAGCAGCTGCTTCACGCGGAAGCCGAAATACGCCGCCATCAGGCGGATCTGCCGGTTGAGGCCCTGCACCAGCACGATCCGGAAGCCGAACTTGCCGAGCTTGCCGGTCTTGCACGGCAGGGTCGTTTCCCCGCGCAGCGGCACGCCACGGCCCATGCCGCGCAGGAATTCGTCGGTGACCGGGTGGTTCACCGCAACCAGGTATTCCTTTTCCAGCTTGTTCTCGGCGCGCAGGATCTCGTTGACGATGTCGCCGTTGCTGGTCAGCAGGATCAGGCCTTCCGAATCCTTGTCCAGGCGGCCGATCGGGAAGATCCGCTTCTCGTGGCCGACGAAGTCGACGATGTTGTCCTTGACCGAGGATTCGGTGGTCGAGGTGACGCCGACCGGCTTGTTCAACGCGATGTAGACGTGCCGGCGCTGGCCCTTGGCGGCCGTGCGGACCTGCAGCTTCTGCCCATCGATGAGGATCGCGTCGTCCTCGCCGATCTCGGCGCCGACGCGCGCGCGCAGGCCGTTCACGGTGACCCGGCCCTCGGCGATGAGGCGGTCGGCTTCGCGACGCGAGCAGTAACCGGTGTCGCTGATGTGCTTGTTGAGACGCATGCGGGGTGGGCTTGGAACGGCTGGGAATGATACGCCCTGCGTTCCCGCTTCCGCGCCACGCGGGCGGGCCGGCCCAAGCCAGCCCGGTCAGGCCAGGAGGTCGGCGTACTGCTTGTGGCGCTGGATCCAGGCGGCCGCGTACGAGCAGGCCGGCCGCACCCGGATGCCCGCCCCGCGCGCGAACTCGAACGCCGCGCGCACCAGCTCCGAGGCGATGCCCCGCCCTTCGATCTGGCGGGGCACGCCGGTGTGGTTGATGACCAGGACCTCATGGTCGTAGTGGTAGGTGACCTCGGCTTCGAGGCCATCGACCACGGTGGTGAAGCGCCTACCGACGGGATCGTGGTGGATTTCGTACGACTGCATGGCGTTCAGGCGGTTGCTCCGTTCGCGGTTGGCGGATGCGGGAAGTCTATTCCCCGGCGTCGCGACGGGTCTGCTCCTTGCGGTCCTGCTCGCCGATGCTGCCCTGGGTCGCTTCCAGGCGGCTTTCGTCCCGGTGGCGCTGCTCGGCGTGGGCCTCGGCCTGCGCCTCCTGGCTTGCATCCCGCTCCGGCACGGCATGGTGGCCCACCGGGTGGGACTGGTCGGTGTCGAATTGCCGCCACGGCGGCGGCTCGCTGGCGCGGGCGTGTTTGGCTTCGAGCAGCGCGCGGGTATTGGCCAAGGCCTGTTCCGGGGTGATGTGGTGCGGCTGGGCGGCTTGGGTGGCGTCGCCATCGAGCTTGCGCGGCGGCGATGGGCTGATCGGGGTGCTTGCTGTCGTGGCGGCGGTCGTCGCGAGGGTCGCGGTCGCATCGTTGCGGGCGGCCCGGCGGCGCGGGGTCTTTTCGACCTGGGTCGCGCTGGAAGCGCTGGGCTGCACGGGCGCGGCAGTCGCCTTGCGCGCGGCCTGCTTCGCGACTGCCGCGGTGGCAGCAGTCACCGTCGGTTTGAGCGGCGCCATGGACGTGCGTTGCGCGGACTTGCGGACCGGAGCCTTGACGGCCTTCTTCACCACCTTCCTGGCGGCCGTCTTCGGTGCGGCGGTCTTGCGCGGCGACTTTGACATCGGCTTCAGTACTGCGACGGTCGTGCGGACGACCTTCTTTGTCGCACTCTTCTTCACCGTCTTCTTTGCGGCCTTCTTTGCCGTCACCTTTCTGACCGCAGGCTTCTTCACGGCCTTCTTTGCCACCACCTTCCTGGCGGCGGGCTTCTTCACTGCCTTCTTCACCGCTTTC
It encodes:
- a CDS encoding CDP-alcohol phosphatidyltransferase family protein, translated to MNKPTPQRRHFSMIRGFHLADWFTLANAFCGTGAIFAAMRFLQDGVVNDLLVGMALIPAAFIFDALDGRVARWRQSSSTLGRELDSLADVISFGVAPAALAYACGLQGGWDWAVLSYFVGCGVSRLARYNVTAELLSGGGDKVKYFEGTPIPTSLLLVVVLAIAAWQGAIGENLWLGMVRLGPWQFHPLVLMFALSGSLMISKTLHIPKP
- a CDS encoding DUF3298 and DUF4163 domain-containing protein encodes the protein MRLNLPRTLLVLALSAGASLAGCKREQPAQPAAPAADTPAAVTPATAAVDASLQDVTEHTADYIIGISYPPVASQYPLLAAELRQYADSARKELLEAAKGRAQAGSSAPYELVLPFTELHVSPTLVSVGVDGSSYTGGAHGAPLIARWVWLPQQNRLLRASDLVADAKGWEAISTLVREQLHTALSQRVDADELPPAERVEVLKNANRMIDDGTEPDPDHFSQFEPIVGGNGRIQSVRFVFAPYQVGPYSDGTQTVEVPSASLLPYIAPAFRGLFEGG
- a CDS encoding M13 family metallopeptidase — encoded protein: MAVLQIKPLAAGCLVGMLALAGCDAGRQAAPEAQAATTAPAFKLDEAKLPQVAGFLASDLDPAHGACADLDAYVNGKWKAANPIPSDRTDWGLYEAMSERSLAVQHQLAAHAATTSGAGVEKIIGDLWATGMDAAKRNAQGIQPLQGRLAAVDALTDGDSVARFLRESYAKGNGYVFGFGSSPDFKDSNVNIAYVTQGGLGLPDRGYYFDADKKQAREAYQAHVARLLEMSGIAAADAAKQAQDVLAFETRLAKASKSSEELSRDTALYYNPVSLADADKLTPHFAWSEFFAAQGLAAPKMFSLAMPAFQQEFDRMLGDVPVATWKSYLRFQMLDAAARYLSDDFAQQYFEFHNKALNGQKQIQEPWKRVLGTINRTTGEAMGQLYVQATFPPESKTKVLDMVQNMRDVLKTRLENLDWMSAETRQKALAKWATFTPKIGYPDKWRDWSGLATSRDSYIGNVLAANEFNYRWDLAKIGKPVDRSEWGMSPQTVNAYYNPQLNEVVFPAAILQPPLFDPKADDALNYGNTGATIGHELMHGYDDQGSRFGPGGNFENWWTAADAKGFAERSEKLVQQFNGYEALPGMKVNGRLTLGENIADLGGIEIAYDAMKKAAGSTPDPMVEGMSRDQRFFASYALSWRGAMTPESLKVLVATNPHAPGNFRAIAPPSNMPEYAAAFQCKDGDPMVRVGDKRVVIW
- a CDS encoding GNAT family N-acetyltransferase translates to MQSYEIHHDPVGRRFTTVVDGLEAEVTYHYDHEVLVINHTGVPRQIEGRGIASELVRAAFEFARGAGIRVRPACSYAAAWIQRHKQYADLLA
- the cfa gene encoding cyclopropane fatty acyl phospholipid synthase, which codes for MSATQSSTAAMRSHPFRHRLERLLALADVRIDGDRDWDLQMHDPGLPMRLLTQGSLGLGESYMDGWWDARSLDGLLYRLLDAHVDERVHGFAAFVDGLRAHLFNLQTRGRSFIVGERHYDLGNDLYAAMLGRRLVYSCGYWRQALTLDAAQEAKLDLICRKLGLQPGMRVLDIGCGWGEALKYAAERYGVSGVGVTVSREQAEFARDLCAGLPIEIRVQDYRSLDEKFDRVFSIGMFEHVGVKNYRRYFDVARACLADDGLFLLHSIGNNRSEHRTDPWIARYIFPNSMLPSAAQIARAVEGLFVIEDWHGFGPDYDRTLQAWRANVEAAWPQLPAYDERFRRMWRFYLAGSMASFRARRIQLWQLVLSPRGLRGGYDAPR
- a CDS encoding amino acid permease, whose protein sequence is MSKPSGSLASALTRHKSIEQLQAEAGSRGDFRRVLGLWQLTGIGLGGIIGVGIFVLAGQQAAANAGPAVALAFIIAGIASAAAALCYAEFAGMIPVTGSAYTYGYAVLGEFAAWLIGWDLLLEYALIVAAVASGWSGYVMAILDAMGLHLPVWAQGAMGTGEGRVFNVIAAAVSLLIAGLLTVRTEWGARFNTVIVLIKVIAVVLVIGVGVFHIDTANWSPFIPERVVDADGKGHFGFPGVVTAAAVVFFAVFGYDTLTTAAEESKNPQRDLPRAVLLSLGVSMVLYIAISLVLTGIAHYSTLGTDAPVADAFKNLGMPWISIAISVAAVTGIISVMFAFLLAAARIWFSLARDGLLPPWFAKVHPRYGTPHRPTLLLGAVSALVAGLLPIGEVAELVNIGTLSAFVVICSAVIVLRRRRPELPRAFRTPWVPVVPLIGIAFSIWLVSQLPWITWERFLIWMAIGLVVYFGYGIRHSKLAKG
- a CDS encoding glycerophosphodiester phosphodiesterase family protein, translating into MTPVHRTDHQGLIVIGHRGASGYRPEHTLESYRLAIRQGADFIEPDLVATRDGVLVARHENEISGTTDVARHPEFADRRTTKRIDGQAMTGWFTEDFTLAELKTLRAKERIPAVRPANTRFDGMYQIPTFAEVVRLAKAESRDGRVIGVYPETKHPTYFASEGRRLDGTPIGVSLGRKLVETLVAEGFTDPRRVYIQSFEVANLIELKKSIMPSAGVDFPLVQLFDDIYASGPYDFHWNLANGADLGAIYGGLPGVIGGIEADTQYLALAGEPALQWMKANYASGIGPWKVNLLPRAASPAKADADGDGNAQLATRNHGLVHPLLAQALKAGLVVHPYTLRAEEPYLSQTPTGINQSVIAEAVQLYGLGVQGFFIDQPDLGVAARELFLEASKPARVKP
- a CDS encoding pseudouridine synthase, which translates into the protein MRLNKHISDTGYCSRREADRLIAEGRVTVNGLRARVGAEIGEDDAILIDGQKLQVRTAAKGQRRHVYIALNKPVGVTSTTESSVKDNIVDFVGHEKRIFPIGRLDKDSEGLILLTSNGDIVNEILRAENKLEKEYLVAVNHPVTDEFLRGMGRGVPLRGETTLPCKTGKLGKFGFRIVLVQGLNRQIRLMAAYFGFRVKQLLRVRIGNVKLGHLKPGQWRNLTDAELRGLLPQRTEW
- the dinB gene encoding DNA polymerase IV gives rise to the protein MSLPPPPPRKVVHVDMDAFYASVEQRDDPSLRGKPVVVAWRGARSVVCAASYEARRFGVRSAMPAVRAERLCPQAVFVPPDFTRYKAVSKQVREIFARHTDLIEPLSLDEAYLDVTVTKTGLATATETAEAIRAAIREETQLTASAGVAPNKFLAKIASDFRKPDGLFVVRPHQVLAFLEPLPVGRLPGVGKVMEGKLAQLGVTTVGDLRALRVEELEQRFGRWGQRLHELSLGIDEHPVQSERPTMQISAEDTFEHDLLLEELEPHIRRLAEKAWAGYEREQASSPGRLARTVVLKLKTSDFRTLTRSLTPPQRPESLQQLADIACELRARVELPDRTRYRLVGVGLSGFVAADSAAAQEDLFG